A single Anopheles arabiensis isolate DONGOLA chromosome 2, AaraD3, whole genome shotgun sequence DNA region contains:
- the LOC120897315 gene encoding glutenin, high molecular weight subunit PW212-like, with the protein MKLFLTLLLTLSVAMVFALPAHHHHHSGGDGSSANSTGHSDNNSGSSNNSAGVPDFGFNSQPNVPGFGNGQQPGQQQQGQQGQGFPFFGQGQSGFPTFENRQPFFGQNQQGQDGDAQQERGVPFFGQGGGQGGIPSFGSGQQNGGIPFLGNGQGQSGFPSFGNGQQGGNFPFFG; encoded by the coding sequence ATGAAACTTTTCCTTACCCTTCTGTTGACGCTGAGCGTGGCGATGGTGTTTGCTCTGCCcgcacaccatcaccatcacagtGGTGGCGATGGATCGTCCGCCAATAGTACTGGCCATAGCGACAACAACTCCGGTTCGTCCAACAACTCTGCCGGCGTGCCTGACTTTGGGTTCAATTCGCAACCAAACGTCCCTGGATTTGGAAATGGCCAACAACCgggacaacagcagcaaggacAGCAAGGTCAGGGATTCCCATTCTTCGGTCAGGGGCAGAGTGGCTTCCCCACCTTCGAAAATAGACAACCGTTCTTCGGGCAGAATCAGCAGGGTCAGGATGGAGATGCTCAGCAAGAACGAGGCGTCCCGTTCTTCGGCCAGGGAGGCGGCCAGGGCGGTATTCCGAGCTTTGGAAGCGGACAACAGAATGGAGGTATTCCATTCCTCGGCAATGGACAAGGACAGAGCGGATTCCCGAGCTTCGGAAACGGTCAACAGGGTGGAAACTTCCCGTTCTTCGGTTAA